In Lodderomyces elongisporus chromosome 2, complete sequence, the following proteins share a genomic window:
- the GON7 gene encoding chromatin DNA-binding EKC/KEOPS complex subunit gon7 produces MPLLIPTAVYSSEASENIAFHPGDGPHSTNGRTTQISDIVLNAGGEDRDRPSEHRDTPLGHLRASLTTLQDQINEFLTDRMKKEKNVMNAKDIERRLLDEAGGDDDDDDGDDDDDDDANEANDEGVGGVGGVGKENEETDRIKRSKSE; encoded by the coding sequence ATGCCGTTGCTAATTCCTACTGCCGTGTACAGTTCCGAGGCATCTGAAAATATCGCATTTCATCCAGGTGACGGACCTCACAGCACAAATGGGAGAACTACGCAAATATCTGATATTGTATTGAATGCTGGAGGCGAAGATCGAGATAGACCAAGCGAACACAGAGATACACCATTGGGGCATCTTAGGGCTTCATTGACAACTCTTCAAGATCAGATAAATGAATTTCTTACGGATCgaatgaagaaagaaaagaatgtaATGAACGCAAAGGATATCGAGAGGAGGCTTCTTGATGAAGCGGGTGgagacgatgacgatgacgatggtgatgacgatgacgatgatgatgctaaTGAAGCTAATGATGAAGGTGTTGGAGGTGTTGGAGgtgttggaaaagaaaatgaagaaacgGATAGAATCAAGAGAAGCAAGAGTGAATAG
- the RPL26A gene encoding 60S ribosomal protein L26A (BUSCO:EOG09265DAV): MAKISQDVSSSRSKARKAHFTSSSVERRVILSAPLSKELRKEYNIKSLPIRQNDEVLVVRGSKKGSEGKVNSVYRLKFAVQVEKLEKEKSNGATVPINVHPSKVVITKLHLDKDRKALIARKAGKA, encoded by the coding sequence acGTTTCATCATCCCGTTCCAAGGCAAGAAAGGCTCACTTCACCTCTTCCTCAGTGGAAAGAAGAGTGATTTTGAGTGCTCCATTGTCAAAAGAGttgagaaaagaatacaaCATCAAATCATTGCCAATCAGACAAAACGATGAAGTTTTGGTTGTTAGAGGATCAAAGAAAGGTTCCGAAGGTAAAGTCAACTCCGTTTACAGATTGAAATTCGCCGTccaagttgaaaaattggaaaaggaaaaatccAACGGTGCTACCGTTCCAATCAACGTGCATCCATCAAAGGTTGTCATCACCAAATTGCACTTGGACAAGGACAGAAAGGCTTTGATTGCTAGAAAAGCTGGTAAGGCTTAA
- the atp12 gene encoding ATP synthase mitochondrial F1 complex assembly factor 2 (BUSCO:EOG09264L6D), translating into MFRFAVKKQSSRVGSYLFPTRLVSVPQILLQAPNFATSSSPAEGIHNDLEHNIQSETNKLAKTGRKFWDKCDVYLNPNTNLYEIQLDGKTLRTPLGFPLTVPKNKKQLAYLISHEWTNLPNISVKSSALPLTGLAARAIDLLKRNEIDEETNEQVKEVIAIKDLKESLLRYLNTDTCLIFAGKKDCDGKLRKRQEELYRPLIKEFQEFLTEFGHKSGRLPKNDKIVLQTLDCETDGLRGNYQTQSTQDVVIEWMDQLDIYELIALEKSILTTKSFLCGASILRSNVSDPERMHAVFQVNKDTQDKFWYKNVEEIIEMGNLETILQTGEWGEVEDTHDVDQREWLRSLACAALVSH; encoded by the coding sequence ATGTTTCGTTTTGCTGTGAAGAAACAACTGTCTCGAGTTGGTAGTTATCTCTTTCCTACTCGATTGGTTTCAGTCCCACAAATTTTATTGCAAGCACcaaattttgcaacttcATCATCTCCTGCAGAAGGCATCCATAATGATTTAGAACACAACATACAGTCGGAAACAAATAAGCTTGCAAAGACAGGTAGAAAGTTTTGGGACAAATGTGATGTTTATTTGAATCCAAATACAAATTTGTATGAGATTCAACTTGATGGCAAAACGTTACGTACACCTTTGGGATTCCCACTCACGGTtccaaaaaacaagaaacaattaGCATATTTAATTTCTCATGAATGGACCAATCTTCCAAATATATCAGTCAAATCAAGTGCTTTGCCATTAACTGGTCTTGCAGCTCGTGCCATTGATTTGTTGAAGAGAAATGAGATTGATGAAGAGACAAACGAGCAAGTGAAGGAAGTTATAGCGATTAAAGACTTGAAGGAAAGTCTTTTGAGGTACCTCAATACAGATACGTGTTTGATATTTGCTGGCAAGAAGGATTGCGATGGAAAATTGAGGAAACGACAGGAAGAGTTGTACCGTCCTTTAATTAAAGAATTCCAAGAGTTCTTGACTGAGTTTGGTCACAAATCAGGTCGTTTGCCAAAGAATGATAAGATTGTTTTGCAAACCTTGGATTGCGAAACAGATGGTCTTCGTGGTAATTACCAAACCCAATCAACGCAGGATGTAGTGATTGAATGGATGGACCAATTAGATATTTACGAGTTGATTGCTTTGGAGAAATCAATCTTGACTACAAAGTCCTTCCTTTGCGGTGCCTCCATATTGAGATCAAACGTCTCTGATCCTGAAAGGATGCACGCAGTTTTCCAGGTTAATAAGGATACACAGGATAAGTTCTGGTACAAAAACGTTGAAGAGATTATTGAGATGGGAAACTTAGAAACTATCTTGCAAACAGGAGAATGGGGTGAGGTTGAAGATACACACGACGTGGACCAGCGTGAATGGTTGAGAAGCTTGGCGTGCGCTGCACTTGTGAGTCATTAA